GCCGCCCGATACGGATGGCCAGCAACGACATGCCCGAGGTAACCACACCGATGACGATGCTCGGAAACCAGATGGCCACCCCCAGCATGGCAAAACTCAAGCCCACGGCCAACGCATCAATGCTCACGGCAATGCTCAGCATCACCATGGTCATGCCCCGGGACGGGTCTTTGCCATGGGATTCCGGATTTGGATCCAGCCCGGAGATCACCATGCGGCCGCCCACCACCATGAGCAAAAGAAACGCCACCCAGTGACTGAACGCCTGGATGAACACCAAAAGCCCCAGTCCCAGGAACCAGCCCAGCACCGGAAACAGAAACTGGAATAGCCCGAAATGAAACGACAGCCGGAACACGGCCCGGGCATTGCCGGCATATCCCGCCGCTGAGGCAGCCAGACTTACCGCGGCCGCATCCATACCCAGGCCCAGGGCGATCAGAAAAATGTCCGCTGCTCCCACG
The window above is part of the Desulfotignum phosphitoxidans DSM 13687 genome. Proteins encoded here:
- a CDS encoding manganese efflux pump MntP; amino-acid sequence: MGAADIFLIALGLGMDAAAVSLAASAAGYAGNARAVFRLSFHFGLFQFLFPVLGWFLGLGLLVFIQAFSHWVAFLLLMVVGGRMVISGLDPNPESHGKDPSRGMTMVMLSIAVSIDALAVGLSFAMLGVAIWFPSIVIGVVTSGMSLLAIRIGRHLGAMLGKRMEIVGGVVLIGIGFRILLVQLLA